In Panicum virgatum strain AP13 chromosome 5K, P.virgatum_v5, whole genome shotgun sequence, the genomic window CGTCATTGCCTGGAGCATTGTCGTTTTGCTCATCCGCGAGCtcggccatgaagcactcccgagtgggatcgtaatccccctcgctggagtcctcggagcaggtgaggcaataagccgccacgagctggaacgagcggaaagcgtcGGGGTCGTGGACCCCAGAGTAGTCCtcagcctcctcggccgtgaagttgtccatgaagaagctgatgtcgtcggcgatcgagctcgccatcTCGAGGTAGGAGTCGTCAggagatgatgcgatgaggttgcggatcgacaggaggtgatgacccggcagatcctcatactcggcgaagttggtgctggacgaaaaggcgtaggtggcagcgttgcgcatcccgaagggaaagggcgacggcgcagtcgcgccacccctgggaggcactggggcTACAGTTGATGATGGTGCTGGCGTAGATGATGCCGacgcacgtgatgacgaagcggtggccccgtcggccgcgacgctgagctgcgacatggcaacctcaaaccatgtgggggagctgaggcgtgccgcccgACGCCGCGCCATGCGAGCTTGTCACGAGTGCTAGCCCGAGCGCTTGTTGCGTCGGGCTAGTGAAGTCGGAGTGTCAGGGTTGCGTATGgccgagaggagctccatgaggtaaccgttgctggttgctctgaactcaagactcccgaaccaaatcacGTATCCTGCTGAGAGCGGATCCGAGGcgcccatggggaatgggttggatctgctcgccatccctggagatcaaatgggaacaaaagagaaaatgttACGCAGTgcccctacctggtgcgccaactgtcggtgtcctgacccggcagGCCgtacccaactagtgatgatgctgcatgttcctcgtcccaaatgttgatgcaagaggcaacatagTAACGcatgggtttatcctggttccggccgtggggccgtacgtccagcaaaggggtgtgcgagggcactgtactatcttgcaccgggggtgcctgtagtagggggtacaagcgaggcgcgagagggagggaagctcccaagtctctgctagaggaggagttgattgagacgagtgccaatatcggggctcagaagagcgtatgtgctctgtgagtagtgctgagcgttgtgttctaccgaatgggccgacccccATAAAGGAaagcctgcctcctccttttatagacacaaggagggacggtgtacatgcacaggggatcgtggaagtcgtcgtcttctccccgaatcgtggGGGTGTAGTGGttgagcactgtgggaagtacactgtggggtatgacgccgggcgtggcagtcgtcctgggcatcgtccttggtcttgcggagattgcGCCAGCGtcctggcggctccagcgggcggcatgGTCGTTGCTGTGGGGGGTACTGTCCTCCAgacgtggcgtggcggcgttccgagggtcctacaggccagggtcttgtcctggtcaaggccggagccgctttcaagggtcgtgcccatgccgttcgagggctccgcggaagggaaagtatgaaggaggtatggggagttagcagtatagtagctggagcagtgccgagcacgtcttacactgcgtcgcaggttcccacagtgtcgccacagcgtccggaatggcggagcagtgaccggagttggcggacgagactccGGCCACAACCACTGTGGAGAATGGTGGCCTGACaccgtctgacccgggcgctgtggaggagtggttgacattaatgcctccgtacggcgggcgggtgagcgaaagggccgtttgtcctttccgtcgaggggtgttcTCGAGCAAGGCGAAGACATTCTGCTTTCTCGAGagcaggctcgctaccctcgagtgaggcggagacgATCCGCCTCCCCGGGGGTAGGCTGgctaccctcgagtgaggcggaggcgcgaggcgcggtcgagggctttggcggggagccctcgagcgaggcggagatcaccccgcgggtctgaggggggtgcggatgggctgcactgcgtacgtgggccgcgtgttggacttctttgagtcctttcatTTCTTCCaaattggaaggaggctgtaggccttcaTGGGCCTGATTGCCGAAcacgtgtttgcgtttttaggatAGATTTTATCTCTTGATTAGGGTGACCCTAATCATAGTACCCGACATTAATGGACTGAGATTTTGTATCTCCGTCAATCGACGCTATTTGTTGTCGGATCTATGATGGACAATCATTATCGATTACTATGTAAACCAGGTATAACAGCCCCGCCTGTGACATAAGTTGTGCCTATTTAAGAGCATCTCtaagagtttgccatattttacttggcatatcttgtgttttgccaacttctaaaaagatatgccaagtaaaaaaagagcttatctccaacagtttggcataattcacttgccaaatccagatctaacttacatcaggaaccctgagagagaaacaaaattatatttatgcccttccacctcttaaaaacttaaatcaggaatcCTTCTctattatttatttcttttttcatcctcccacctgactagaaaccacgatgccaaccgcgcgccgcgcgcgtatatttacgcgctggaggctgatTTTTCCCAAGTTACCAAAAATTGctaagtcttttgccaaactgttggaggagtatttttaatatttttgccaaaaatcaaagatggtaACTCGATTTaccaaactgctggagatgctctaagattACCGGGTCCGCTTCTGTGCTTTTGGCATCCGTTGTAATCATGATTCTCCATGAGAGCGAGAGAATCATGATTACAACGAGCCATGGAGCGAGCGCCTCCTTTTGCCCTGTTACCCTTTGAATCATTGATGAGAATTGGCTTCCCCCGAGTTGTCGTGCTTTTCCTGCTGGCCTTCTAATATTAATGGTTGACTCGTGTtgtgtttttatttatttgtcaGTGTGAACGTGACCAAGAAAAGTGAAGGGAAACTGAAGAACATGGGAAGGATTGTGGCCAAATCGATCTGATAACTTGATTGATAGATAGATTTGAGTTCAAGATAGCTTCTTTAATCTATATTTCTATCAAGGATTGATAAAAAAATGTGGTTTTATTTTGTCACTGGAAATATCCAATGCACCTTAAGCATTCTTGCTGCTACATTGGATGCTTGAATCCTTCATGCATTGCTTTGCTCTGATATGTGTCTATCTATCTAAACTAGAACACATATCCATTGAAATATATATTTCTGATACAAAACTCCATTGGGGTTACGGGTGTCTTTGACATCAGAAGTTATTCTTTACGCTGCTGGAAGCACACTACTTTTTAGCCATAAAATTACTTGTCCTAGAATAACCATATATGCTTGCTAAATATTCTTAACACATGCATTTATGTACCCTTGCATTTTGAACAATATGTTTGAGGCAGAGTATTCTTTGCATTTCTAACAACACTACAAAAAATTTGTTGATTCATAATGATTAAATTTCTTCACATATCAGTAAAAAACCATCATAAAATAGTATCTATGATGATTTCAAATTTCGTCATGTATTGAGTGTCACAGATTACACATCGTGACGTTTCTTAAAAATCATCATGGATGCTTAATCCATGACATTTTGAAACCATCATAAAATATCCTTGGACCCTCAAGCCTAACCCAAGCCCATTTTTTATGACGAAAATATTCATCATGGattcaattgccatgtcacaTATGGATGACATGTCTGATGACATGGCGATGATGTGCTTGGCAATGATGTCATGTACATTGACGTGACTGATGACATGACAATGATGTGAAAAATGGTGTATTTTATGGGCTTGGGCTGGGCTGCATGCAACAAACAATATAATTACTCACGTTTCATTTGAGGCCCAATTGTAATCCAATTAACTATAGGCTAATCCCATGTGACAAgcttgaaataaaagtttcataagattttgcaaaaattagggtatatatttttcacaaaattgATGGATCTCTCACATTGTTCCATATAACTCAACTCAAACTTTGAAGTTTATACACCCTAAAGTCTTTTTTTATTAATATATACCTCAAATTTGGATAAAATCTTACCTTAGCCCTCATATTAACATTTGTTGATTTACATTTCCACTTGTTGTGCAAAAGAAGTTATTTTTTATTCTTAAATATCAAATTAATACAACCTTGTGAAGTAAATTGCAAAACTATCTATCTTATATAGCTCCCAATACAGTTTTTAAGGGTAATAGACAACATCTAAGTTGCCACATAGGAGTTTCATGAATTTTCGAACAGATTTAGTATTTTCTACCATTTAAATGAATTTGTGCATGCTTGTTAAAAGTAATTACTATTTGAACTACAAGTTTCTCGAATGATTTCTAAAAATCCCTAAAAATTAATTTTAAGTGTACCCATTCTATTATAGCTCATATCCTAAAAATGGAAGAAAATTTTAAATGTTTGTTAGAAATAATTCAAACTTTTACTTGAAattttaatataaaataatgataataatatcTAAAATTTTTCTGAAAATTCTATAAATTGTCGTAGAATAATTTTAGGAATGTATTATCCTAACATAAAAGTTTCATAAGATTTTATGATATTTGAAGTCTACATTGTTCATAATGGATACATCTCTCATATAGTTTCTTGTAATTCAAGTCAAACCTTTGAGATTTAAATACCTCGTAACATGTTTGAACTCATATGCACATCGAATTCGGACACCACCTTATGTTGACCATAACATTGAAAAATATCAAGTTACATTAGCAATTTTTATGCCAAAACATGCCTTTTCAATTCTCTATTTCGTTGCAATAAAATATGTCATATGAAAACAATCAAGATATATCAATGAACATATAAATAAAAGccataaaataaaagatcctaattttagaaattttttttgaaaaaagaataATCAAATTTGGAGTTGTTACGAAGGAGAAATATCAATTACAAAATTTAATTCCggattaaaaaagaaaaagaagaatcaCAGGTCTGTTCTTCATTACATGGCCATGttacaaaaatatgaaaattttatTACCCAACTTCATCACAAATGAAGTCCTGGCGTACTGGTAGGGCGCCCGTGTACCTCCATAACTCAATGAATCTCTTTTTTCTCCGAATTAAAACACAACATACTTGTATAAATATAGGAATACCAGTGGTAGCAACAATTTAAGGTGTAGCGCAGTTGACTAGGTAGTGTGTTTTGTGATCCTACGACGCAGGTTTGATCCCCATGCGCCGCACTATTGTTTTTTTGCTCAGCACCGTTAGTTGCTCCAGCTGGGTTCGGCCCAAGACCAAAAAGGAGAGTCATAGAGAGGAGGAGCATGCGCATggcatcattttttttcttcagcaTGGTTGGCCCAGAACACGGCCAGCAGAGAGGGCTACAGGCCTCAACGATAAAGCACCCTTTTGAAGTtataaatagaaaaaatattatcTTTTATACTCCAATAATTTTAAAATGTAATGGCCTAGTGGTGGTAAGACACTTGAAGTTGTGTAAAGTTTAGGTTAGTTGAGATCTCGCGGGGTGGGGAAAAGGAGGAGCGCGCGAGATAGAGCTAAAGGTGTAAAGATAAGATTTGGTGATGGACGGGTCACGCGTGATTGAAGTCGGTCGGATTCAATTTGGAGGAACTATTCCAACTCGGATCTCATGGAAATATTGTCATGTGATCTCGTTTGTATATTACAGTATACCGACCGGTCAGTCTCGCTGCTTACtaattttggctgccaacagCTGCCAAGTAAATCGGCGCAGAGGAGGCGGCCGCgctgagggaggggagggggcggagctGCGCCATCAAGACCGTCATCGTGGTgtggagggcggcgccggcagtAGCCCTTGTCGCGGTAAGGAGGGCCGTGATGCAATGTGGGGCAGCTCTGAAACAGGAAGGGGAAGGGTGGTGCCAACAAGCCACCGCGGCGATGGAGGGGAGGCGGGGGACACGTTTAGGGAGCCGGGCTAGAAGTTGAGATCTCATGGGGGTGGGAAAAAGGAGGAGTGCGTGAGACAGAGATAACGGTGTGAGGATAAAGTTGGGGTGATGGACGGGTCACGCGTGATTGAAGTAGGTCGGATTCAATTTGGAGGAACTATTCCAACTCAGATTTTATAGAAATATTGTCATGTAATCTTGTTGCCGTTCATTCAGAGAGACGAAGTATATTACAGTATACCGAAATAATTAAtgtaataaaataaatataagcgTGGATCGGTTCAGGGATATAATTTTGAAGTGATCGAATTCTGAAATGGTTGGTTAATGGATTGTTGTGATAATGAtagccattttttttttgagaagatGATAGGCACATGTATGCTAGCTTTTTAAACAACAATCTACTGGCATGTTGCATCTCCCATTGTGAAGCATAGGCCATGTTTACGACACCAATCCAAGTGGAGTTGAAACGAACTGCACAGCTGATTGAAAAATTCCACAAACATGCACCAGAAGTGTGGATTATACGATGCCTTTTGTGGGATATGTATCCGATTTTCTATTGCCCATCCACACCACGAGAAAACCAGGATAGAAGCGCTCGATCCCCCTAGTCTCTTTCCTCTCAATAAGGGGCATCGTCGCCGTCCACCCGCCGGCAGCGAAGCCCCTTCACATCCTTCTTCCAGAacacatcttcatcatcatggcTCCCGCAGGCGACATCGGCTtcttccgcaccttcgtgccTACCTCGCCGGCATGCTTCCTTCAAAGCACGGCTGACCTTCTTCTTGATCATCTGCGACCTCGACCGCAGGTGCAGCGCGGCCATCACCGGCACCACCTTCCTGATTCTTCTTGCCAGCGTCGTCACagacggcgggggcggcgcggggatGTCCAGCTGACGGCCGATGACGTACCCGAACGGAAGTTTCCGCACGATCTTCACCGGGGAGGCTGGGGGGATGCTTCCGGTAGGGAAGATGGGCGGCGGGCTGAGGCGAAATGATGGGGGCTCCGATTCGTCGACGTCCGTAGAGGAGGAGCGCAGCTCGGAGCTGTTGGCGGACACGAACGTCGTCTCTGCATCGCTCAGCTCGTCGCGGCCAGCATCCTTGTTGCTGGCGGGCTCCTCCTTCTTGGCACCCCAAGACAGCGATCTCAAAGCTCGGGAGATGCGCCGTCGGTGCTTCAGGGGCAGTAGCAGTTTCGTTACCTTGTTCTTGTCGATGTTGCTAGATTTCCCCTCGCCTCTTGGGGCCGTGGCGGAGCGATGCGACCCATCGTCGGAGCTTTCGACGGCGTGGACACAGGCAGGGGACGAGAAGGTGCGTACCCAGACAGACCTCTGCATCctgtctccctctctctctctctgtgaaTGGACAGCAACGGGAGGAGATGCGATACTGTTGCGTGAAGGCTATATTGACATGGATGATGGAGAAGGTAGACAAAATACAGCAGATTTAAACAGATGGACTCTAGTATCTTAGTATCTTGGTGGATATGTGGACTTAAAATAGAAGAAGCCCGATTTGATTTTCTGTCAGACGAGGAAAGGAAATATACTCAGTAGTAATAATATGTTAATTGATAAAGCCTGGCATTTATTTGGTTCAAAAAAACGGTGGTGCCTGATATGGTAGAGAGATATTGGGAAATATTCCATAGTAAATGATATCCATTTGGAGAAGATATGCAGAAAGAGTATATTGTATATTTAATGCCAAATATCTGAAAAGGACGAAGTGATCCTACTCTCATAAACAAATATATACACATGCCACTGAGTAATATACATACCAGTTTCGACTCCGATCGTCAAACAAATACCAATCTTCCGTGTTGATGCCACAGAGTACATGCCATGAATCCAAATGGGCGTATTGTATTACGATGCTTTCTTGGGAAAACTTAACTATATAAAAAAAGGTCTGTTACAATGATAATAAATTACTAGAGGGTATTTCAGATacttttttcttgaattttttctaGCCTTTGatctatgaaaaattaaattaaattagtatccGATTCTACTCTTTTTGTTCTTTGGTCTCATATTTTTGTATCACAAGGTACTTTAGTCTTGGTACTTCAAATCTTGATCACAGTAAGATTCTGTCAAATAGACGGCTcttatttttcaatcattgtaaaaattctctATAAAAAATGCAGGAATTATATGGAATCGAATTTGGATAGAACCTTTTATCACATTTCAAATCAAATAAGGATACGGATTTGGATATTCTCGGATACAAATGCAAAATGCGGATGCCTTGGATTTGGATTATAATTCGGATATTTACTTGATATATGAACTAACGTCTAGCTATTTTCTTTATTGGTAGTTTTAGATTACAAAATCTTTATACatgtacaaactaaagtataatGATATAATAAAGATAGTGAAAAATAGTTTAGCTCAGTTTGAGGAAGGTGGTGGTTGAATTCTTTGCTAAATCTTAACACAAGCACTTACCTCCAgatttttcatttatttttttattttgaaaactttCAAACGTTATAAGAGAGGGGCCACTAAGGCTGGATGTTGGATGAAAGAAATCCCCTTTAGGGGCTTCAACCCGGGCTTCGACCATGTCTCCCGAACAATTTCAGTACATATGGTGCAACACGATTCCAtatgttaataaataaatacataaaaataaaattagaaatAAACATATATTGCAATAAacatataaataatttttattatatataaataaaaaatatagaaataatTTCAAGATAAAATAAGAATATTTAAAGGTAAATTTAATCTTTTTATATCTTTATTATAAAATTGATAATATGGATTGTGGAGAAatgaatataatttttaaaTAGTTTTTGAATGAATGGCTACGGATAGTGTCGGATATTGTCGAATACGAATGTGAAATCAGATAAAAATCAATGAAAACCAGATTCGGATGTATATCCACTTTACTACCACattaaattcgaatacggataagGATATCCATATTAATGTTTAAGCGGATACGGATGTCGGATAATTCGGATATCTCCTATCTGTTTCCCATCTTTAGTAGTACACTAGGAGAAACCCTAGCTTTCTCTTAGCTCCCACATGAACAGTAGCCACAGCTAGCGTACCGTTGGTGAATAGTGCATCACTGCCCCCTTCTTCCGCAGCCTTCAGATCGACCGCAAGCTACGAAGTACACTAGGGTATTAGAGTCATAATAGGCCACAACCCTTGAAGGCCCATTAGTGACATCTATATAATGGGAGGCAGTACACTAGGACAAACCATAGCTTTTTCTCCCACGTGAATCATAGCCGCCACTACATCAGTAACAGGGTGAATAGTGCTCTGCTGCCCCCTTCATATGCAACATCCAGAGGTGCTAGCACATCTACGAGCGGTGTTCGTGCCTCGTACATGTGGACTACTGTAGAGGTTCTGCTGGCTTGCATCAGACAGTATGACTACCTCCCTGACGTCGACTACTCGCACAACTTCAAGTCTTCCACTCAACCCGCAAGTGCTCATGTCCAAACGTGGTTAATTTTTGTTTGAGCTAGCGTAGTATTCCACATTTCCTAACATCTTCTGCATCATGTTGATGTTAGACTGGCCCTCACCTCCTTCCTCAGTAGTATCTTTAGCCGAGCGCTTCTCTTCGACATCAAGATATGCTATCAAGCTTTCAACTGATATCTCCTAGCTCTTATACTTTAGAGCAGTGGCGAAATTTCTGTACGACGAAGGTAATTTTGCAATTATGCATCTATCCACAAACTTGTTAGGTAAAGGACATTTATTAGAAGACGAGCTTGTGGCTCGGTGATTGAGCTCAAGAGCTAGGAGCCAGCCGGCCAGGGCTCCAACCCCGGTCCAGCAAGCCTTTAAGTGAAGACTGGGACTTCAGCCCTTTCT contains:
- the LOC120707053 gene encoding uncharacterized protein LOC120707053, which encodes MQRSVWVRTFSSPACVHAVESSDDGSHRSATAPRGEGKSSNIDKNKVTKLLLPLKHRRRISRALRSLSWGAKKEEPASNKDAGRDELSDAETTFVSANSSELRSSSTDVDESEPPSFRLSPPPIFPTGSIPPASPVKIVRKLPFGYVIGRQLDIPAPPPPSVTTLARRIRKVVPVMAALHLRSRSQMIKKKVSRALKEACRRGRHEGAEEADVACGSHDDEDVFWKKDVKGLRCRRVDGDDAPY